The DNA region CTCGGCCGCCGGCGAGATGCCGAACTCGGTGAAGTAGTTCACCACCGTCGCGTGTTCCTTCGGGTCCTTCACCAGCCCCTGGATGCCGTTCAGGAGGTGGTATTCGAAGGTGGTCTCGGCATCCTGGCGGAGTTTCCTGAGCCGATAAGCCACCTCGGTCTGCACCTGCTGCGTGGCGCTTTCGGAGCCGAAGTCGCGGACGGACTGGATCTCGGAGGCCCAGAGCACGTCCTGCTTCTTGAACTGGCGGCAGACGAAGGCGCGCATCTCGCGCCGGTCCGGGACCTGCTGCTCGTAGGCCGACCCGCGCTCAGAGAACGGGATCAGCGAGAGTGTGCCGTCCCGGCTTTCGATCACGACGGTGCGGGAGCGCACGCCGCGCGGGCTGAAAAGGTTCGAACCAGAGAGCAGCGCGGGCTTGTAGGGGATGTTCTCGAGCGCGCGGGTGAGCTCGACGATGGTGAAGGCATCGCCTTCGAAGATGTCCATGGTGGCCATGAAGATGCCTCCTGTCGGGATTGGGTCAGCGGACGAGGATGCCCGCGGCGAGGAGCGCCGTATGGGCGGCCGCGATCTCGGCCTCGCTGGGCGTACCCGCGAAGACGAGGTCGTGGCGGTTGACGATGGCGGGACCGCGAATGAGCGCGACGGCCGGTGCGTCGCCACCGGACGCATCCGCCTTGCCCCAGAGCACGGCGACGGCGGTCTCGGTGCCGTCGACGGCCGCCGGGTCGTGTGCGGCGTACTTGCCCGACGCAGTGATCTTGCCGAGCACGGTGCCGGGCTCGAGCGTGCCCGCGGCGACGGTGATCGTTTCGCGGGTGTAGTCGCGGAAGGCTTCCCAGACGAGGAAGCCGCCGGGGTGTTTCCCTTCGACCAGCGTGGTCATGGTGTCATCCTTTCAGCTTGAAGGTGCGGGCGACGATCTCGCCCCAGGGGCGCGCGGCCGAGGACCGGCCGGGCTGCGGGTGATGGGGCGCGATCTCGGGCTCGGCCTCGGCCTTGGCGGCGAGGAGCGCCGCGCGCACCTCGTCGAGGCTGGCGTTTTGTTCGAGGAAGCGGCCCGCCATCTGCGGGTGGCCCGCGAGGCGGCACAGGTCGACGACGGCGCGAGCGTGGCCAATGGCCTGCGCGCGGATTGCGGCGGGATCGGGCGGTGCGCCGCTCGGCGGCAGGGTTTCGGCGGGCGGCTGCGGAGCTTCGGAGGCGGCGGCCTGCTCGTCCTCGGCGTCCTCGACCTGGTCAGCGTCGTCGGTGGCCTCCGTGTTTGTGCCGTCGCTCTCGTCGTCGGGCTCCGGTTCGGCCTCGATGGCTTCGACCAACACCGGCGGCGCATTGCGGAAACGACCGATGTCGAAGGCTGCTGCGATCCGGACAGGTTCGATCAGCCGGTCGGCGAAGCCCTGCGCCACCGCATCCGCGGCGCCGAACCAGGTCTCTGCCGCCATGAGCGCGGAGACCTCCTCCGCCGACCGACCGGATTTCGCGGCGTAGCCCGAGACGAGGCTGCCCTTCACCTTGTCCAGCGCCTCGGCCATGGCGCGCATGTCTTCGGCCGTGCCCATCACGAGGCCGGCGGGATCGTGGATCATCAGGAAGGCGTTCTCGGGCATGACGATCTCGTCGCCCGCCATGGCGATGTAGGAGGCAGCCGAGGCGGCAATGCCGTCGATCCAGACGGTGATGGTGCCCTCGTGGCGCTTCAGCGCGTTGTGGATCGCGACGGCGTCGAAGACCGAGCCGCCGGGGCTGTTCAGCCGCAGATCGACGGGCGTGCCCTCGGGCAGTGCGCCCAGTTCGGCGAGGAAGCCCTTAGCCGAGACCCCGTAGGCGCCGATCTCGTCATAGATCGCCACTTCCGCACCCGTCCCCCGGGCACGGATCGCATACCAGCTTGCCATGTCGTCACTCCTGTTCGGTGGCCGGATCG from Paracoccus aminovorans includes:
- a CDS encoding head decoration protein, which encodes MTTLVEGKHPGGFLVWEAFRDYTRETITVAAGTLEPGTVLGKITASGKYAAHDPAAVDGTETAVAVLWGKADASGGDAPAVALIRGPAIVNRHDLVFAGTPSEAEIAAAHTALLAAGILVR
- a CDS encoding head maturation protease, ClpP-related codes for the protein MASWYAIRARGTGAEVAIYDEIGAYGVSAKGFLAELGALPEGTPVDLRLNSPGGSVFDAVAIHNALKRHEGTITVWIDGIAASAASYIAMAGDEIVMPENAFLMIHDPAGLVMGTAEDMRAMAEALDKVKGSLVSGYAAKSGRSAEEVSALMAAETWFGAADAVAQGFADRLIEPVRIAAAFDIGRFRNAPPVLVEAIEAEPEPDDESDGTNTEATDDADQVEDAEDEQAAASEAPQPPAETLPPSGAPPDPAAIRAQAIGHARAVVDLCRLAGHPQMAGRFLEQNASLDEVRAALLAAKAEAEPEIAPHHPQPGRSSAARPWGEIVARTFKLKG